In the Gymnodinialimonas sp. 202GB13-11 genome, one interval contains:
- a CDS encoding ammonium transporter, with protein sequence MNKKILFPLAAAIAAFPAAAWANDPPSSLDDVGYIFTTLLFLIGGFLVFWMAAGFAMLEAGLVRSKNVTMQLTKNIALFSLAAIMYWLVGYNVMYPLGEMAFESMDAVDTSLINWTLYSLSEAEDGTVSVIGYLGAFGTAVLQPVGTTEVDLSYASDGSDFFFQLMFCATTASIVSGTLAERIKLWPFLIFVLVLTGLIYPIEASWQWGGGWLSAAGFSDFAGSTLVHAAGGFAALAGAIVLGPRLGKYKDGRVNPMPGSNMPLATLGTFILWLGWFGFNGGSQLAMGTINDVTDVSRIFANTNMAAAAGAVTCLILTQIMYGKSDLTMVLNGALAGLVSITAEPLAPSLFGSLLTGAVGGVIVVFTVPLLDKLKIDDVVGAIPVHLFAGIWGTLAVAFYTGGWGAQILGIAAIGGFVFVASLIIWFILKAIMGIRVGEEEEINGLDVTELGMEAYPDFTNR encoded by the coding sequence ATGAACAAGAAAATTCTATTTCCGCTGGCCGCTGCAATCGCCGCGTTTCCGGCTGCAGCCTGGGCCAACGACCCGCCCTCGTCGCTTGATGATGTAGGCTATATCTTCACCACCCTGCTGTTCCTGATCGGTGGCTTCCTCGTGTTCTGGATGGCTGCGGGCTTTGCGATGCTCGAAGCAGGCCTCGTGCGCTCCAAGAACGTCACAATGCAGCTGACCAAGAACATCGCGCTCTTCTCGCTGGCTGCCATCATGTACTGGCTGGTCGGCTACAATGTCATGTATCCGCTGGGTGAGATGGCGTTTGAAAGCATGGATGCGGTCGACACAAGCCTGATCAACTGGACGCTCTATTCGCTGTCCGAGGCCGAAGATGGCACCGTAAGCGTCATCGGCTATCTTGGTGCATTTGGCACGGCTGTACTCCAGCCCGTCGGCACCACCGAAGTGGATCTGTCCTACGCCTCCGATGGTTCGGACTTCTTCTTCCAGCTGATGTTCTGCGCAACCACTGCGTCGATCGTCTCGGGCACCTTGGCCGAACGCATTAAGCTGTGGCCCTTCCTGATCTTCGTTCTTGTCCTGACCGGCCTGATCTACCCGATCGAGGCATCCTGGCAGTGGGGCGGCGGCTGGTTGTCGGCTGCAGGCTTCTCGGACTTCGCCGGTTCGACCCTGGTGCACGCCGCAGGTGGCTTCGCAGCCCTCGCAGGTGCCATCGTCCTCGGCCCGCGTCTGGGCAAGTACAAAGATGGCCGCGTAAACCCGATGCCGGGCTCCAACATGCCGCTGGCCACGCTGGGTACGTTCATTCTGTGGCTGGGTTGGTTCGGCTTCAATGGCGGCTCGCAGCTTGCCATGGGCACGATCAACGATGTCACTGACGTCTCGCGCATCTTTGCCAACACCAATATGGCGGCTGCCGCCGGTGCCGTGACCTGCTTGATCCTCACGCAGATCATGTATGGCAAGTCGGACCTGACCATGGTGCTCAATGGCGCGCTGGCTGGCCTGGTGTCGATCACCGCTGAACCGCTTGCGCCGTCGCTCTTCGGTTCGCTCCTGACCGGTGCTGTGGGTGGCGTGATCGTGGTCTTCACCGTTCCGCTTCTCGACAAGCTGAAGATCGACGATGTGGTCGGTGCCATCCCGGTTCACCTCTTCGCAGGTATCTGGGGCACGCTCGCCGTCGCCTTCTACACCGGCGGCTGGGGCGCTCAGATCCTCGGCATTGCGGCCATCGGCGGCTTTGTCTTCGTCGCCTCGCTGATCATCTGGTTCATCCTCAAAGCCATCATGGGCATCCGTGTGGGCGAGGAAGAAGAGATCAACGGCCTCGACGTGACCGAGCTTGGTATGGAAGCCTATCCGGATTTCACCAACCGCTAA
- a CDS encoding gamma-glutamyltransferase family protein has product MRDFHKPGRSTVYADQGMCATSHPLAAQTAIALLQEGGNAVDAAIGAAILLGLCEPQSTGIGGDMFALVAQPDGDIIGLNASGRAPAGIDADAIRANHDEMPLYDVAAVTVPGAVDGFCRLHTDHGQLPLDRVLAPSIHYAEAGIPVAPRVAFDYEQSSSVLSGHARSIFLQDDKPLPVGARFTAPGQAEVLRRVAAEGRAGFYEGEVAEDMVASLRALGGTHTLEDFAATESNYVEPLRSSYRDAELLELPPNGQGATAMLILNILETMDPQDDPFGTMRAHLEAEATKLGYDARDRFIADMDHVTRLEHMLSKDTAKSLAGLIDGNAAMPDARAASDNVHKDTVYITVVDKDRRAVSLIYSIFHSFGSGFASDKFGVLFQNRGGGFTLEKGHPNEVGPGKRPMHTIIPGMLKLGDGSLMPFGVMGGAYQSTGHARFVSNVVDYGLDPQAAIDAPRSFAEAGHIKVERGYAQAVHDGLAAKGHDVQIPATAVGGAQAIRIRPDGVLEGGSDPRKDGIALGY; this is encoded by the coding sequence ATGCGCGATTTTCACAAACCGGGCCGCTCGACCGTTTACGCCGACCAAGGGATGTGCGCCACATCGCACCCCCTGGCCGCGCAAACGGCCATTGCCCTACTTCAGGAAGGTGGCAACGCTGTAGACGCCGCTATCGGCGCTGCAATCCTTCTAGGTCTGTGCGAGCCGCAAAGCACCGGCATTGGCGGCGACATGTTCGCGCTTGTGGCCCAACCCGATGGAGACATCATCGGCCTGAACGCCTCGGGCCGCGCGCCTGCCGGGATCGACGCGGACGCCATTCGGGCCAATCACGACGAGATGCCGCTTTATGATGTCGCCGCCGTCACCGTGCCGGGTGCGGTTGATGGGTTCTGCCGCCTCCACACCGATCACGGGCAACTGCCGCTCGACCGCGTGCTGGCCCCTTCGATCCACTACGCCGAAGCCGGCATACCCGTCGCCCCGCGCGTCGCGTTCGATTATGAGCAAAGCAGTTCCGTCCTTTCTGGCCATGCTCGCAGCATCTTCCTGCAAGACGACAAGCCCCTACCAGTCGGCGCGCGCTTCACGGCCCCCGGCCAGGCCGAGGTCCTGCGCCGCGTCGCCGCCGAAGGCCGGGCCGGGTTCTATGAAGGCGAAGTTGCCGAAGACATGGTTGCGTCTCTTCGTGCGCTGGGTGGCACCCACACGCTTGAGGATTTTGCGGCGACCGAAAGCAACTACGTCGAACCGCTCCGCTCCAGTTACCGCGACGCCGAACTGCTGGAGCTCCCGCCCAATGGGCAAGGCGCGACGGCCATGCTGATCCTCAACATCCTCGAAACGATGGACCCGCAGGACGATCCGTTCGGCACGATGCGCGCGCACTTGGAGGCTGAGGCCACGAAACTTGGCTACGACGCGCGCGACCGGTTCATCGCGGATATGGACCATGTCACGCGGCTGGAACACATGCTGTCAAAGGACACCGCGAAATCACTCGCCGGTCTCATCGACGGCAATGCCGCGATGCCAGACGCGCGAGCGGCCTCCGACAATGTCCACAAGGACACGGTCTACATCACGGTTGTCGACAAGGATCGCCGCGCGGTCAGCTTGATCTATTCGATCTTCCATTCATTCGGGTCCGGCTTTGCCTCGGACAAATTCGGCGTGCTGTTCCAGAACCGTGGCGGCGGCTTCACGCTTGAGAAAGGCCACCCGAATGAGGTCGGCCCCGGCAAACGCCCGATGCACACCATCATTCCCGGCATGCTCAAACTGGGCGATGGCAGCCTGATGCCCTTCGGCGTCATGGGCGGCGCCTATCAATCGACCGGTCATGCGCGCTTCGTGTCGAACGTGGTCGATTACGGGCTTGATCCGCAGGCCGCCATCGACGCCCCGCGCAGCTTTGCGGAGGCGGGCCATATCAAGGTGGAACGTGGCTACGCGCAAGCTGTTCACGATGGGCTTGCGGCCAAAGGCCATGACGTGCAGATCCCGGCCACAGCGGTGGGCGGCGCGCAGGCGATCCGCATTCGGCCCGATGGCGTACTGGAGGGCGGCAGCGACCCCCGCAAGGACGGGATCGCTCTGGGTTACTGA
- a CDS encoding GAF domain-containing protein, producing MADYATLAKTIAALTEGETDTVALMATLACELHHADDRFDWTGFYRVTAPGLLKIGPYQGGHGCLVIPFDKGVCGAAARTGEVQLVPDVDAFPGHIACASSTRSEIVLPVRNAAGEIIAVLDIDSDQPDAFTEEDATALEAILSATFAS from the coding sequence ATGGCCGATTACGCAACGCTTGCGAAAACCATCGCCGCGCTGACCGAAGGCGAAACCGACACGGTCGCGTTGATGGCAACCTTGGCCTGCGAATTGCACCACGCGGATGACCGGTTCGATTGGACCGGGTTTTACCGTGTGACGGCACCGGGATTGCTCAAGATCGGCCCCTATCAGGGCGGTCATGGATGCCTGGTGATCCCATTCGACAAAGGCGTCTGTGGCGCGGCGGCGCGCACCGGCGAGGTGCAGTTGGTGCCGGATGTCGACGCGTTCCCGGGCCATATCGCCTGCGCGTCCTCCACCCGGTCCGAAATCGTCCTGCCTGTCCGCAACGCGGCGGGAGAAATCATCGCCGTGCTCGACATCGACAGCGACCAGCCCGACGCGTTCACCGAGGAAGATGCGACGGCGTTGGAGGCGATCCTAAGCGCGACCTTTGCGTCTTAG
- a CDS encoding SCO family protein, translating into MTRTYALASVALIGTLLVGTGTAIYMARADGDDQFAQCRQGVVAGGAGAIGGPFTLVSETGETVTDADVITEPTLMYFGYTFCPDVCPLDTVRNAEAVDILEGQGISVLPTFVTVDPNRDTPEVVAAFTDNIHERMLGLTGTPEQTDAAADAYRVYYQNHDDGTDPYYLVDHTAFTYLMLPEIGFVEFFPRETSPADMAARTACFANAAS; encoded by the coding sequence ATGACACGGACATATGCACTGGCCTCAGTCGCATTGATCGGCACGCTGTTGGTCGGGACGGGCACCGCGATCTACATGGCGCGGGCCGATGGTGATGATCAGTTCGCCCAATGCCGTCAGGGCGTGGTGGCCGGCGGGGCCGGCGCAATCGGCGGGCCGTTCACGCTGGTCAGCGAAACCGGAGAGACGGTGACGGATGCCGATGTCATCACGGAGCCTACGCTGATGTATTTCGGCTATACCTTCTGCCCCGATGTCTGCCCGCTCGACACGGTGCGCAACGCTGAGGCCGTCGATATTCTGGAAGGGCAGGGGATCAGCGTGCTGCCGACCTTTGTGACGGTGGATCCGAACCGTGACACGCCCGAAGTAGTCGCGGCCTTCACGGACAATATTCACGAGCGGATGTTGGGGCTGACCGGAACGCCGGAACAGACGGATGCCGCAGCAGATGCCTACCGCGTCTATTACCAGAACCACGATGATGGGACCGACCCATATTACCTCGTGGATCACACGGCGTTCACCTATTTGATGTTGCCCGAGATTGGGTTTGTGGAGTTCTTCCCACGCGAAACATCACCTGCCGATATGGCAGCGCGCACGGCCTGCTTTGCGAATGCCGCAAGCTGA
- a CDS encoding P-II family nitrogen regulator, whose product MKLIIAAIKPFKLEEVREALTAIGVRGMMVTEIKGFGSQSGHTEIYRGAEYAVNFVPKVKLEIVVAASMADQVVETIQTTAKTDKIGDGKIFVLDVQSAVRVRTGETNDDAL is encoded by the coding sequence GTGAAACTCATCATTGCAGCAATCAAACCGTTCAAGCTGGAGGAGGTCCGCGAAGCCCTGACCGCCATCGGCGTGCGCGGCATGATGGTGACCGAGATCAAGGGCTTCGGCTCTCAGTCCGGCCACACCGAGATTTATCGCGGCGCCGAATATGCCGTGAATTTCGTGCCGAAGGTGAAACTGGAAATCGTCGTGGCTGCGTCCATGGCCGATCAGGTTGTCGAAACCATCCAGACCACCGCCAAGACCGACAAAATCGGTGACGGCAAGATCTTCGTTCTCGATGTGCAAAGCGCGGTTCGCGTGCGCACCGGCGAGACCAACGACGACGCGCTGTAA
- a CDS encoding acetyl-CoA C-acyltransferase: MDQVVITGASRTPMGGFQGGLSPLAASELGGAAIRAALDGAGASQVDEVLMGCVLPAGQGQAPARQAGFHAGLDDSVPATTLNKMCGSGMKAAMMAFDTLALGQSDVIVAGGMESMTNAPYLMPSMRGGARIGHQKTLDHMFLDGLEDAYDKGRLMGTFAEDCAEAFQFTREAQDGYALGSLENAVRAIESGAFEAEVAPVTVTTRKGAIEVDVDEQPGNARPDKIPQLKPAFREGGTVTAANSSSISDGAAALVLARADVAEAQGLPVRARILGHASHAHAPALFPTAPVPAAKKLLDRLGWRVEDVDLWEVNEAFAVVPMAFMHEMNIPREKVNVNGGACALGHPIGASGARIMVTLLHALEARGLKRGIAAICIGGGEGTAIAMERD, encoded by the coding sequence ATGGATCAAGTTGTCATTACCGGGGCGTCGCGCACGCCGATGGGCGGGTTTCAGGGAGGGCTGTCACCCCTGGCCGCGTCCGAGCTCGGCGGTGCCGCGATCCGGGCGGCCCTTGATGGCGCTGGCGCAAGCCAGGTTGACGAAGTGCTGATGGGATGTGTCCTGCCTGCGGGCCAAGGGCAGGCCCCGGCGCGTCAGGCCGGGTTCCATGCTGGCCTCGATGACAGCGTGCCCGCCACGACGCTGAACAAAATGTGCGGTTCTGGCATGAAGGCTGCGATGATGGCGTTCGACACGCTGGCGCTCGGGCAATCAGACGTGATCGTGGCCGGTGGCATGGAATCGATGACGAATGCGCCCTACCTGATGCCGTCCATGCGGGGCGGCGCGCGGATCGGGCACCAGAAGACGCTCGATCATATGTTCCTCGACGGGTTGGAAGATGCCTATGACAAGGGCCGCCTGATGGGCACCTTTGCCGAGGATTGCGCCGAGGCGTTTCAGTTCACCCGTGAGGCGCAGGACGGCTATGCGCTTGGGTCGCTGGAAAACGCCGTGCGGGCCATCGAAAGCGGGGCCTTTGAGGCGGAGGTCGCACCGGTCACCGTCACGACGCGCAAGGGTGCGATTGAGGTCGATGTCGATGAGCAGCCCGGCAATGCCCGCCCCGACAAAATCCCGCAGCTCAAGCCCGCGTTCCGCGAGGGTGGCACGGTCACGGCGGCGAATTCATCGTCGATCTCGGACGGTGCGGCGGCCCTGGTTCTGGCCCGTGCGGACGTGGCCGAGGCGCAAGGGCTTCCGGTGCGCGCGCGCATCCTTGGCCATGCCTCCCACGCCCATGCCCCGGCCCTGTTCCCGACGGCTCCGGTTCCGGCCGCGAAAAAGCTGCTCGACCGGTTGGGATGGCGCGTCGAGGACGTCGATCTGTGGGAGGTGAACGAGGCCTTCGCCGTTGTCCCCATGGCCTTCATGCACGAGATGAATATCCCACGCGAGAAGGTGAACGTGAATGGCGGCGCCTGCGCTTTGGGTCATCCGATTGGGGCATCCGGCGCGCGGATCATGGTGACGCTACTGCACGCGTTAGAAGCGCGTGGCCTGAAGCGCGGGATCGCAGCGATCTGCATCGGCGGCGGCGAAGGGACAGCCATCGCGATGGAACGGGATTGA
- a CDS encoding ATP-binding protein: MARPDLVTTLSSETDHVRRALDDVRDKLNEMPEFQAIGDTTQIILAEVLNNVVEHAYRFQPGHPIEVTLSFAEEALNCRVVDQGVAMPKGKPPNGGMPEIDPNSPDDLPEGGFGWAMIHMMTDGLSYTRKDGCNELFFSIPNTLN, encoded by the coding sequence TTGGCCCGACCTGACCTTGTCACCACTTTGTCGTCCGAGACCGACCATGTGCGTCGCGCCCTGGACGATGTGCGCGACAAACTGAACGAAATGCCAGAGTTCCAAGCCATCGGCGATACGACGCAGATCATCCTCGCGGAAGTGCTGAACAACGTCGTGGAGCATGCCTACCGGTTTCAGCCCGGCCACCCGATCGAGGTGACGCTTTCGTTTGCGGAAGAGGCGCTCAACTGCCGCGTGGTGGACCAAGGTGTTGCCATGCCCAAGGGAAAACCACCGAACGGTGGGATGCCCGAAATCGACCCAAATAGCCCCGACGATCTGCCGGAAGGCGGCTTTGGATGGGCCATGATCCACATGATGACTGATGGCCTATCTTACACCCGAAAAGACGGGTGCAATGAATTGTTCTTTTCGATTCCCAATACACTGAACTGA
- a CDS encoding STAS domain-containing protein: MPLSSSDHDYAQVVHVDDTRLDASIAIQFKEDFRNLTEGGGDIILEMSQVEFLDSSGLGSIVAVFKGLGPDRAMALAGLQPAVEKVMTLTRMNTVFAIFPSLDDALAAAAAPHAAE, translated from the coding sequence ATGCCTCTTTCGTCCAGTGATCATGACTATGCACAGGTTGTCCATGTGGATGACACCCGGCTCGACGCGAGCATCGCGATTCAGTTCAAGGAAGACTTTCGCAATCTGACGGAAGGTGGTGGCGACATCATCCTTGAGATGTCGCAGGTGGAATTCCTCGATTCCAGCGGCCTTGGCTCCATCGTCGCGGTGTTCAAAGGTCTGGGCCCGGATCGCGCCATGGCATTGGCCGGATTGCAGCCTGCCGTTGAAAAAGTGATGACTCTGACGCGGATGAATACCGTTTTTGCCATCTTCCCGTCGCTGGACGATGCCCTTGCCGCCGCCGCGGCACCCCACGCTGCCGAGTGA
- a CDS encoding transglycosylase domain-containing protein: MSPSGNGRRRLVADRRSTQTPKRPAKKKRASSGGSGGGGRGSGNGGRRRRQPRRKAPQRGGIMGFFARVIRFFFRVLWSVIWRGAVVVTLLVAMGVAYYYSQLPEVDELLDARARGSVTMLDRHGEIFAWRGEQFGGAIDPTNTSIHLVNAVVATEDRRFWWHLGVSPRGIASAMRINMREGRSPLQGHGGSTLTQQTAKLMCLGRDFDQEIWDSEAAYEADCRRTTLWRKVQEMVFAFAMELRYTKSEILSIYLNRAYLGAGARGFEAASQRYFGISSTEVNPQQAAMLAGLLVAPTRYAPTNNLERSQERANLVLGLMEQQGYLSEEAADRARANPATLSAAARQETGGYFADWIMSVGPDFLTGETTEDVIIRTTFDPEIQAAAEAAIANVFANQVREGSEAEAAIVVMSADGAVRAMVGGRDLEGGGVFNRAVQAFRQTGSAFKPFVYATALDLGFRFDDLVLDAELTINVPGSGPYRPENYDGQYRGEVTLTDALRHSLNTPAVRLSEEVGRDLVRTVASQFGIESDLAAGPALALGASESTLIEMTGAYAGILNGGSAVRPFGLTELRLMGEDTPMFEQDTGIRERVISEFSAQQLTYMMSQVTAAGTGTRAALSDRPTAGKTGTTNSARDAWFVGFTADYVAGVWMGYDDNRPLSGVTGGGLPAEIWRQAMEEIHADLPPRPLPMIDPIAEARPPEQPQVLNADGLVRDGTGQLVGPVTPRGTRIPIGNAQGQGNLGNAINDVLNQIFGPRNN, translated from the coding sequence ATGAGCCCATCAGGAAATGGCAGGCGTCGGCTGGTGGCCGACCGCCGCAGCACACAGACCCCCAAGCGCCCTGCGAAGAAAAAGCGCGCCTCCTCGGGCGGGAGCGGCGGTGGCGGTCGTGGCTCGGGCAACGGCGGACGGCGGCGCAGGCAGCCGCGGCGCAAGGCTCCGCAGCGCGGCGGTATCATGGGGTTCTTCGCCCGCGTGATCCGTTTCTTTTTTCGCGTATTGTGGAGTGTGATCTGGCGCGGCGCTGTCGTTGTGACCCTGCTGGTCGCCATGGGGGTCGCCTACTACTATAGCCAGTTGCCCGAAGTGGACGAGCTGCTGGACGCCCGTGCGCGCGGCTCCGTCACGATGCTGGATCGACATGGAGAGATTTTCGCCTGGCGCGGGGAACAATTCGGCGGCGCGATTGATCCGACCAATACCTCCATCCATCTGGTCAACGCCGTGGTCGCCACAGAAGATCGCCGGTTCTGGTGGCATCTCGGCGTCAGCCCGCGCGGTATTGCCAGCGCCATGCGGATCAACATGCGCGAAGGGCGCAGCCCGTTACAGGGCCATGGCGGCTCCACCCTGACGCAGCAGACGGCCAAATTGATGTGTCTGGGCCGCGATTTCGACCAAGAGATCTGGGACAGCGAGGCCGCGTACGAGGCCGACTGTCGTCGCACGACCTTGTGGCGCAAGGTGCAGGAGATGGTCTTCGCCTTCGCGATGGAACTGCGGTACACGAAGTCGGAAATCCTCTCCATTTACCTCAACCGGGCCTATCTGGGCGCCGGTGCACGCGGGTTCGAAGCCGCATCGCAACGCTATTTCGGCATCTCCTCGACCGAGGTGAACCCGCAGCAGGCCGCGATGCTGGCGGGTCTGCTGGTCGCGCCGACGCGCTATGCGCCCACAAACAACCTCGAACGCAGTCAGGAACGGGCGAACCTCGTCCTCGGCCTGATGGAGCAGCAGGGCTATCTGAGCGAGGAGGCCGCGGACCGCGCCCGCGCCAACCCCGCAACGCTTTCAGCGGCGGCCCGGCAGGAAACGGGCGGCTATTTCGCGGACTGGATCATGTCTGTTGGCCCTGATTTCCTGACTGGTGAAACAACCGAAGACGTCATCATCCGCACGACGTTCGACCCTGAGATTCAGGCGGCGGCCGAGGCCGCGATTGCCAATGTGTTCGCAAATCAGGTGCGCGAAGGGTCCGAGGCGGAAGCCGCGATTGTGGTGATGAGTGCGGACGGCGCAGTGCGCGCCATGGTCGGCGGGCGTGATCTGGAAGGCGGTGGCGTGTTCAATCGCGCGGTGCAGGCGTTCAGGCAGACGGGATCGGCGTTCAAGCCGTTTGTCTATGCCACTGCTTTGGATCTGGGCTTCCGCTTTGACGATCTCGTGTTGGACGCAGAGCTGACGATCAATGTGCCGGGTTCCGGGCCGTACCGACCTGAAAACTACGACGGCCAGTATCGCGGCGAAGTCACCCTAACTGATGCCTTGCGCCATTCGCTGAACACGCCTGCCGTGAGGTTGTCTGAAGAAGTGGGCCGCGATCTGGTGCGCACGGTCGCTTCTCAATTCGGGATCGAAAGCGATCTTGCGGCTGGCCCGGCGCTGGCGCTTGGTGCATCGGAATCGACGTTGATCGAGATGACGGGCGCCTATGCGGGCATCCTCAATGGTGGCTCAGCCGTGCGGCCCTTTGGCCTGACGGAGCTGCGGTTGATGGGGGAAGACACCCCGATGTTCGAGCAAGACACGGGCATCCGCGAACGCGTGATCTCGGAATTCTCGGCACAGCAGCTGACCTACATGATGAGCCAGGTCACGGCAGCGGGTACCGGAACGCGGGCGGCTTTGTCTGACCGGCCGACGGCTGGCAAGACCGGCACTACGAATTCGGCCCGTGATGCCTGGTTCGTTGGCTTCACCGCGGATTACGTCGCCGGTGTATGGATGGGATATGACGACAACCGCCCGCTAAGCGGCGTGACGGGCGGCGGCTTGCCTGCTGAAATCTGGCGACAGGCGATGGAGGAGATCCACGCCGATCTTCCCCCGCGCCCGCTTCCGATGATCGACCCGATTGCCGAGGCCCGCCCGCCGGAACAGCCGCAGGTCTTGAACGCGGATGGCTTGGTGCGGGACGGCACAGGTCAGTTGGTGGGGCCTGTCACGCCGCGCGGCACGCGCATCCCGATTGGGAATGCGCAAGGCCAAGGCAATCTGGGCAACGCAATCAATGATGTGCTGAACCAGATCTTTGGGCCTCGGAACAACTAG